One region of Arthrobacter sp. StoSoilB22 genomic DNA includes:
- a CDS encoding Gfo/Idh/MocA family oxidoreductase → MGYLQHPAREDRPVRIGLIGAGWIGTFHAESVAQRIPSARLEAIADPALPAVEALAGRLGVGKISTDAEDVLNDPDVDAVLISAPARFHSGLIAAAARAGKHTFCEKPGGRTVEELDAALEAAHAAGVVVQFGFNRRYANDFAAARRLIDAGAVGTPQLLRSLTRDPGSPDGIANPERIPPGTIFLETLIHDFDTLNWLNPGAVPVRVHAVADALVAPEAKEGGLLDTAVVTVTYSNGAIAVAEANFNALYGYDVRGEVFGSAGMVTAGGPQATTATSYTAAGINADTVRLNVDLFHDAYTVELAHFVESVKADRDGIQASAAPKAPGGIDARNALAVALAATRSAQTGLPVDVADIAVLSPAEPALQRVGDKA, encoded by the coding sequence ATGGGTTACCTTCAGCATCCGGCCAGAGAAGACCGGCCGGTTCGTATTGGTCTGATTGGAGCGGGGTGGATTGGGACTTTCCACGCTGAATCCGTGGCGCAACGCATCCCCTCTGCCCGGCTTGAAGCAATCGCCGACCCCGCTCTTCCCGCCGTCGAGGCATTGGCGGGCCGCCTGGGTGTGGGCAAGATCAGCACCGACGCCGAGGATGTACTGAACGATCCGGACGTGGATGCTGTCCTCATCTCCGCTCCGGCGCGGTTTCATTCCGGGCTGATCGCGGCAGCAGCGCGGGCAGGTAAGCATACCTTCTGTGAAAAGCCGGGAGGCCGAACGGTGGAAGAGCTTGATGCGGCCCTGGAAGCAGCACACGCCGCAGGCGTGGTTGTCCAGTTCGGTTTCAACCGCCGCTACGCGAATGACTTCGCTGCCGCCCGGCGACTCATCGATGCCGGCGCCGTAGGGACCCCGCAACTGCTTCGGTCCTTGACCCGCGATCCAGGCAGCCCGGACGGGATCGCCAACCCGGAGCGGATTCCGCCGGGCACCATCTTCCTTGAAACACTCATCCACGACTTCGACACCCTGAACTGGTTGAACCCGGGCGCTGTCCCTGTTCGCGTTCATGCTGTGGCTGACGCGCTGGTGGCTCCTGAAGCAAAGGAGGGTGGCCTGTTGGATACTGCCGTGGTCACTGTGACCTACAGCAACGGGGCCATTGCCGTGGCCGAGGCCAACTTCAACGCGCTTTACGGCTATGACGTGCGGGGAGAAGTTTTTGGCTCTGCCGGAATGGTGACGGCGGGAGGCCCCCAGGCCACCACGGCCACAAGCTACACCGCCGCCGGTATCAATGCGGACACCGTCCGCCTGAATGTTGACCTCTTCCATGATGCGTACACAGTCGAACTCGCCCACTTTGTGGAGTCGGTGAAGGCTGACCGCGACGGCATTCAGGCCTCCGCTGCTCCCAAAGCTCCCGGTGGAATCGATGCGCGGAACGCCCTTGCCGTGGCCCTTGCCGCCACCCGTTCAGCCCAAACCGGGTTGCCGGTTGATGTGGCAGATATTGCCGTCCTTAGCCCAGCGGAACCCGCGCTGCAAAGGGTGGGGGATAAAGCATGA
- a CDS encoding TIM barrel protein, with translation MSFRLAACAEMLYGELPLIERVKRIHEQGFEVELWDTRGGDIPALAATGARFSSMSGYFGGSLTDPGSADEVLASAEKLIPVALELGIQRMVVHPAELGEGGRAVRPVHRSTGEMWLTGRSTLERLAALGEKHGVVFALENLNTVLDHPGIPLARAKDTLALVAAVNHPNVRMMLDLYHAQIGEGNLIELVRAALPWVGEIQVADVPGRCEPGTGEINYTGVASALKKAGYEGVVGLEANAAGGSGLEAGDTALAAFRAAFDS, from the coding sequence ATGAGCTTCCGCCTGGCTGCCTGCGCTGAGATGCTCTACGGCGAACTGCCGTTGATAGAGCGTGTGAAGAGAATTCATGAGCAAGGCTTCGAGGTGGAGTTGTGGGACACCCGGGGAGGGGACATCCCGGCCCTGGCAGCAACGGGCGCCCGGTTCTCTTCGATGAGCGGTTACTTTGGCGGTAGCCTCACTGACCCCGGTAGCGCAGATGAAGTGCTGGCATCGGCGGAGAAACTGATTCCTGTGGCGCTTGAACTTGGTATCCAGCGCATGGTGGTCCATCCCGCAGAACTCGGAGAAGGCGGCAGGGCTGTCCGCCCCGTTCACCGGTCTACCGGCGAGATGTGGCTGACGGGCCGGAGCACGCTCGAACGTCTGGCGGCCTTGGGCGAGAAGCACGGTGTGGTCTTCGCCTTGGAAAACCTGAACACCGTCCTGGACCACCCCGGAATCCCTTTGGCACGCGCCAAAGACACCTTGGCGCTGGTGGCGGCGGTGAACCACCCCAACGTCAGGATGATGCTGGATCTCTATCACGCCCAAATTGGTGAGGGGAACCTCATTGAACTCGTCCGGGCCGCATTGCCTTGGGTAGGAGAAATACAGGTAGCCGACGTCCCCGGCCGCTGTGAACCCGGCACCGGGGAAATCAACTACACCGGTGTGGCATCAGCCCTGAAGAAGGCCGGATACGAGGGCGTGGTGGGTTTGGAGGCGAATGCCGCGGGAGGATCCGGCCTGGAAGCAGGGGACACCGCGCTGGCGGCCTTCCGTGCGGCCTTTGATAGCTAG
- a CDS encoding LacI family DNA-binding transcriptional regulator, which translates to MRATVKDVARRAGVSPKTVSNVMNGIVPVSGPTRLRVEQAMAELDYVPNLSARGLRNGRSGVIGLALPDLATPFSAEIAQSIVEIAHEQGFSVQIEETGSDPQREQELMTRARANLIDGLILNPVVLDESAVKVGIALPPVVLLGEVSQQLADRVFVDSFAAARDMTLALASSGRRRIAVLGTTQGRGSAAALQRTQGYEAALDSLGIPRDESLMIPCEKWTPETAAKALGAYLEANPVPEALFCFTDSMAIGALNVLWKRGLRVPEDIAVAGFDDIADGRYAVPSLTTVSFDKRTIASEALRLLTERMADRGSAQRVVSVEYTIVERDSTRT; encoded by the coding sequence TTGCGCGCAACGGTCAAGGACGTAGCGCGCCGTGCGGGGGTCTCGCCCAAAACGGTTTCGAATGTGATGAATGGGATCGTGCCTGTCAGCGGCCCCACACGGCTCAGGGTTGAGCAGGCCATGGCTGAGCTGGATTACGTCCCCAACCTTTCGGCACGCGGACTGCGGAACGGGCGCTCAGGGGTCATTGGGCTGGCGTTGCCGGACCTGGCCACTCCGTTTTCCGCAGAGATTGCCCAAAGCATTGTGGAGATTGCCCACGAGCAAGGCTTTAGCGTGCAGATCGAGGAAACGGGCTCGGATCCACAGCGTGAGCAGGAGTTGATGACACGTGCGCGGGCCAACCTCATCGACGGCCTGATCCTCAATCCCGTGGTTCTGGATGAAAGCGCCGTGAAAGTTGGCATTGCACTGCCTCCTGTGGTCCTGCTCGGTGAGGTGTCCCAGCAGTTGGCTGACCGGGTGTTTGTGGACAGCTTCGCAGCCGCGCGGGACATGACCCTGGCGCTCGCCAGCTCCGGACGGCGGCGTATCGCCGTGCTGGGCACCACCCAGGGGCGTGGATCCGCGGCGGCCCTTCAGCGTACCCAGGGGTATGAAGCGGCTCTGGACAGCCTCGGGATTCCGCGCGATGAATCGCTGATGATCCCGTGCGAAAAGTGGACGCCGGAAACCGCCGCGAAAGCCCTGGGTGCTTATCTGGAAGCGAACCCCGTTCCCGAAGCATTGTTCTGCTTCACGGATTCCATGGCAATTGGTGCGCTGAACGTGCTCTGGAAGCGGGGCTTGCGGGTTCCGGAGGACATTGCGGTAGCGGGCTTTGATGACATAGCCGATGGCCGCTACGCCGTTCCTTCGCTGACCACGGTCTCTTTCGACAAGCGCACCATCGCCAGCGAGGCACTACGTCTGCTGACAGAGCGCATGGCGGACAGGGGCTCCGCGCAGCGCGTGGTCAGCGTTGAATACACCATCGTCGAACGGGACAGCACCCGCACTTAG